From Penicillium psychrofluorescens genome assembly, chromosome: 6, one genomic window encodes:
- a CDS encoding uncharacterized protein (ID:PFLUO_009509-T1.cds;~source:funannotate) has translation MADDKSGKQATLGYVRDGQMTLGRFFGSNANPNQAPKKQTTLSFGGKRQRSSGDADNETVDNQAENGVDAIAPNGAANGAEQAKSLKREKSAEAEDSDGSDVQPVKRRRKAAEDRSSASEPKPSPAKRPKSPRAKAEASSPPPVLKKASGEETPEREENLSKMDEEDQQSTSEEEEEAKPELKKKAIEKVQATLEGSGKDPYPDWKAGEPVPYAALCTTFSLVEMTTKRLIISAHCSLFLQQVLRLTPQDLLPTVQLMINKLAADYAGIELGIGESLIMKAIGESTGRSLSVIKSDQHEIGDLGLVAAKSRSNQPTMFKPKPLTVRGVHEGLLGIAKVQGHGSQDKKISGIKKLMSAADVATAGKGSKGVDITKDKGGPSEAKFIVRFLEGKLRLGLAEKTVLVALAQAVVTHEAAVKGEKTPPAEKMAQGEAVLKTVYSELPSYEVIVPAILEHGLFELPEVCKLQPGIPLKPMLAKPTKSITEVLDRFEGKEFTCEYKYDGERAQIHYVAPDSIHQYPGATATLQKDAKGLCAIFSRNSEDLSKKYPDVLGKLDGWIKKDVKSFVLDCETVAWDTVNKKVLPFQQLMTRKRKDVKAEDVKVKVCIFAFDLLFCNGEPCVKKSLRERRELMHECFQPVEGEFQFAQFGNSNVLDEIQNLLEESVKASCEGLMVKMLDTAESGYEPSKRSRNWLKVKKDYLAGVGDSLDLVVLGAYYGRGKRTSVYGAFLLAAYNPNTEKYETICNIGTGFSEARLEELHTELLPMVIDRPKPFYSHSTVPKDQPDVWFEPKLVWEVKTADLTLSPRYKAAADEFEGTTGGGKGVSLRFPRFIKPREDKKPDQATTTRAVAEMYRKQEAVAKETAGKGGVDDDFEY, from the exons ATGGCGGACGACAAAAGCGGGAAACAAGCTACTCTGGGGTATGTGCGCGACGGCCAGATGACTCTTGG ACGGTTCTTTGGATCCAACGCCAACCCGAACCAAGccccgaagaagcagaccaCATTGTCATTTGGTGGGAAACGGCAAAGATCGAGTGGCGATGCAGACAACGAGACGGTCGACAACCAGGCAGAGAATGGGGTTGACGCCATCGCCCCTAACGGAGCGGCTAACGGAGCGGAGCAAGCAAAGAGTctgaagcgagagaagagcgCGGAAGCGGAAGACAGCGATGGATCTGACGTCCAGCCCGTCAAACGACGACGTAAAGCTGCAGAAGATCGTTCTTCTGCATCAGAACCGAAACCGTCTCCCGCAAAACGACCGAAATCTCCAAGGGCCAAAGCGGAGGCgtcatcaccaccaccagtaCTGAAAAAAGCGTCCGGGGAGGAGACTCctgaacgagaagaaaatttatccaagatggacgaagaggacCAACAATCGACcagtgaagaggaagaagaggcgaAAcccgagctgaagaagaaagcgaTTGAAAAGGTGCAAGCCACACTGGAGGGAAGTGGGAAAGACCCATACCCGGACTGGAAGGCAGGCGAGCCTGTCCCATATGCGGCATTGTGCACAACTTTCTCTCTCGTCGAGATGACCACGAAGCGGTTGATCATTTCGGCGCACTGTTCGTTGTTTCTCCAGCAGGTTCTGCGCCTGACACCTCaagatcttcttccaaccgTTCAACTCATGATCAACAAGCTCGCAGCAGATTATGCTGGAATCGAATTGGGGATTGGTGAATCGCTGATCATGAAGGCGATTGGCGAGAGTACTGGTCGCAGCCTCTCTGTGATCAAGAGTGACCAGCATGAGATCGGTGACCTTGGATTGGTAGCAGCTAAGAGCCGGTCTAACCAGCCAACAATGTTCAAACCAAAGCCATTGACGGTGAGAGGGGTTCATGAGGGACTACTCGGAATTGCCAAAGTTCAAGGCCATGGCTCTCAAGATAAGAAAATCTCGGGAATCAAGAAACTGATGTCTGCTGCTGATGTCGCCACCGCGGGCAAAGGGAGCAAAGGAGTGGACATCACCAAGGACAAAGGTGGTCCCAGTGAAGCCAAATTCATTGTTCGCTTCTTGGAGGGCAAGTTGAGATTGGGGCTCGCAGAAAAGACCGTTCTTGTTGCTCTTGCCCAAGCTGTGGTGACCCACGAAGCAGCAGTCAAAGGCGAGAAGACTCCGCCCGCAGAGAAGATGGCTCAAGGCGAGGCCGTTCTCAAGACGGTATACAGCGAACTGCCTTCCTACGAAGTCATCGTTCCTGCTATCCTGGAGCATGGTCTGTTTGAACTGCCCGAAGTATGCAAACTGCAACCTGGAATTCCTCTCAAGCCAATGCTTGCCAAACCCACCAAGTCCATCACTGAGGTGCTTGATCGATTCGAAGGGAAGGAGTTTACCTGTGAATACAAGTATGATGGTGAACGGGCCCAGATTCACTACGTCGCACCCGACTCGATCCACCAATACCCCGGAGCCACGGCCACTCTCCAGAAGGACGCCAAAGGTCTCTGTGCGATTTTCTCTCGCAACTCGGAGGATCTATCTAAGAAGTATCCTGACGTACTGGGCAAGCTTGATGGTTGGATCAAAAAGGACGTCAAGAGCTTCGTTCTTGATTGCGAGACAGTCGCATGGGATACTGTCAACAAGAAAGTCCTCCCCTTCCAGCAGCTGATGACTCGTAAACGGAAGGATGTGAAGGCGGAAGATGTAAAAGTCAAAGTGTGCATCTTCGCATTTGATCTGCTTTTTTGCAATGGAGAG CCCTGTGTTAAGAAATCGCTTCGCGAGCGACGAGAGCTCATGCACGAATGCTTCCAACCCGTCGAGGGCGAGTTCCAATTCGCTCAGTTTGGCAACAGCAATGTTCTGGACGAGATCCAAAATCTACTTGAAGAAAGTGTCAAAGCCTCATGTGAAGGACTAATGGTGAAGATGTTGGATACGGCAGAAAGTGGTTATGAACCCAGCAAACGAAGTCGCAACTGGCTGAAG GTCAAGAAAGACTATCTCGCTGGAGTTGGTGACTCCCTCGACcttgttgttcttggtgCATACTACGGTCGTGGTAAACGAACCTCGGTCTACGGCGCCTTCCTTCTCGCCGCCTATAACCCCAATACTGAAAAGTACGAGACCATCTGCAACATCGGCACTGGCTTTTCCGAAGCGCGTCTCGAAGAGCTCCACACTGAGCTTCTGCCTATGGTCATCGATCGGCCGAAACCCTTTTACTCGCATTCCACTGTCCCCAAGGATCAGCCAGATGTTTGGTTTGAGCCAAAACTGGTGTGGGAAGTCAAGACTGCCGACTTGACTCTCAGTCCTCGCTACAAGGCTGCCGCGGATGAGTTCGAAGGGACTACCGGCGGTGGAAAAGGTGTTTCTCTCCGGTTTCCTCGTTTTATCAAGCCACGCGAAGACAAGAAGCCGGATCAGGCGACCACAACCCGCGCTGTAGCGGAAATGTATCGAAAGCAGGAGGCAGTAGCGAAGGAGACCGCAGGCAAAGGAGGTGTAGATGATGATTTCGAGTACTAA